In Elaeis guineensis isolate ETL-2024a chromosome 1, EG11, whole genome shotgun sequence, a genomic segment contains:
- the LOC105038187 gene encoding leucine-rich repeat receptor-like protein kinase PXC1: MTWSLLPVLLLSFPLVMAVAGPGPQPRPSDTDALTIFRSRTDAHGNLAANWSTPDACTGQWRGVGCSGGRVTSLALPFLDLRGPLAPLSHLDQLRRLDLQGNRLNGTLRPLISALPNLKLLYLSQNDLSGEISPAVGRLTRLLRLDLSGNDLRGPIPGDALANLTRLLTLRLQNNLLSGRLPDLSAALPRLVEFNASNNKLYGRVPDGMRARFGTAAFAGNAGLCGPSPPLPPCSLMPRQSPPSSSSSPQSVVPSNPSSKPGASSNASAVMEDGGEGERRNREGLSRGAIVGIAVGNAVFLLVVLSLLCGYRCCIGHLGDKDGSKIGGDGEEGDYPYTLEAVEEEKKMKKGGRDSDGGESDEATAQQSKLVFFEEEEAEEDGSGGKTGRRKRGSKRFELEELLRASAEMLGKGSLGTVYRAVLEDGSMVVVKRLRDANPCARADFHKYMDLIGRLRRPNLVRLRAYYYAKQEKLLIYDYLPNGSLHSRLHGNRGPGRIPLDWTTRISLVLGAARGLACIHEEYASSEIPHGNVKSSNVLLDKNGAACVADFGLALLLSPAHATARLGGYQAPEQADTRRLSQEADVYAFGVLILEVLTGRAPALYPPPPPLASHHHHNNNNSITNSSSNSIIGGVSLPEWVRSVVREEWTAEVFDAELLRYKNIEEEMVAMLHVGLACVVHQPDRRPAMSEVVKMIEDIRVEQSPLPEEDFDESRLSLSPSLATATEDGRLSY; encoded by the exons ATGACTTGGTCACTCCTACCGGTACTACTGCTTTCTTTTCCGCTTGTGATGGCGGTGGCGGGGCCCGGGCCGCAGCCCCGGCCCAGCGACACGGACGCTCTGACCATCTTCCGGTCGAGGACCGACGCCCACGGTAACCTGGCCGCTAACTGGAGCACTCCTGACGCCTGCACCGGCCAGTGGCGCGGCGTGGGTTGCTCCGGCGGGAGGGTAACGTCGCTTGCCCTCCCCTTCCTCGACCTCCGGGGCCCCCTCGCCCCGCTCTCTCACCTGGACCAGCTCCGCCGCCTCGACCTCCAAGGCAACCGCCTCAACGGCACCCTCCGCCCGCTCATCTCCGCCCTCCCCAACCTCAAGCTCCTCTACCTCTCCCAGAACGACCTTTCCGGTGAGATCTCGCCCGCCGTCGGCCGCCTCACACGCCTTCTCCGTCTCGACCTCTCCGGCAACGACCTCCGCGGGCCCATCCCGGGCGACGCCCTCGCCAATCTCACCCGCCTGCTCACCCTCCGCCTCCAGAACAACCTCCTCTCTGGCCGCCTCCCGGATCTGTCCGCAGCCCTCCCCCGCCTCGTGGAATTCAACGCCTCCAACAACAAGCTCTACGGGAGAGTTCCCGACGGCATGCGCGCCCGCTTCGGAACGGCGGCGTTCGCCGGCAACGCGGGCCTCTGTGGGCCCTCGCCTCCGCTGCCGCCCTGCTCGTTGATGCCGCGCCAGTCTCCTCCCTCGTCTTCCTCCTCTCCTCAATCGGTGGTGCCCTCCAACCCCAGCTCCAAACCTGGCGCCTCTTCGAACGCCAGCGCCGTCATGGAGGACGGAGGAGAGGGAGAAAGGCGCAATAGAGAGGGGCTGAGCAGGGGTGCGATTGTCGGCATCGCCGTCGGGAATGCCGTGTTCCTGCTGGTAGTCCTGTCCCTGCTGTGTGGATACCGCTGCTGCATCGGGCACCTGGGGGACAAGGATGGCAGCAAGATAGGCGGCGATGGCGAGGAGGGCGACTATCCCTACACTCTGGAGGCggtggaggaagagaagaaaatgaagaagggcGGCAGAGACAGCGACGGCGGAGAGAGTGACGAGGCGACGGCGCAGCAGAGCAAGCTGGTGTTCTTTGaagaggaggaggcggaggaggaTGGCAGCGGGGGGAAGACGGGGAGGAGAAAGCGTGGGAGCAAGCGGTTCGAGCTGGAGGAGTTGCTGCGGGCGTCGGCGGAGATGCTGGGGAAGGGGAGCCTGGGGACGGTGTACCGGGCGGTGCTGGAGGACGGATCCATGGTGGTGGTAAAGCGGCTCAGGGACGCCAACCCCTGCGCCCGTGCCGACTTCCACAAGTACATGGATCTCATCGGTCGGCTGCGCCGCCCCAACCTCGTCCGCCTCCGGGCCTATTACTACGCCAAACAGGAGAAACTCCTTATCTACGACTACCTCCCCAACGGCAGCCTCCACTCTCGCCTCCATG GTAATCGGGGTCCCGGGAGGATCCCGCTGGACTGGACGACCAGGATAAGCCTGGTGCTGGGGGCGGCGCGGGGGCTAGCCTGCATCCACGAGGAGTACGCGTCGTCCGAGATTCCCCACGGCAACGTTAAGTCCTCCAACGTGCTGCTGGACAAGAACGGGGCCGCCTGCGTGGCTGACTTCGGGCTGGCGCTGCTACTGAGCCCGGCCCACGCCACCGCCCGCCTCGGAGGCTACCAGGCCCCCGAGCAGGCCGACACCAGGCGCCTTTCCCAGGAGGCCGACGTCTACGCCTTCGGGGTGCTTATCCTCGAGGTTCTCACGGGGAGAGCGCCGGCCCTctaccctcctcctcctcctcttgcttCTCATCATCATCATAATAATAACAACAGCATTACTAATAGCAGCAGCAACAGCATCATTGGCGGCGTCAGCCTGCCAGAATGGGTGCGGTCGGTGGTGCGGGAGGAGTGGACGGCGGAGGTGTTCGACGCCGAGCTGCTACGGTACAAGAACATCGAGGAGGAGATGGTGGCCATGCTCCACGTGGGATTGGCCTGCGTGGTCCACCAGCCCGACCGGAGGCCGGCCATGTCGGAGGTGGTCAAGATGATCGAGGACATCAGGGTGGAGCAGTCGCCGCTCCCGGAGGAGGACTTCGACGAGTCTcgcctctccctctccccttcgCTCGCCACCGCTACCGAGGACGGTCGCCTCAGCTACTGA